The Verrucomicrobiia bacterium genome includes a window with the following:
- a CDS encoding SRPBCC family protein: MSSSVQPKPQAKVQRHFNVPAERVFSAWLDPLQIGHWMFGPTIRDEEIISLKTSPKVGGKFSFIVNRQGKQFDHVGEYLEIQRPTRLVFTWAVTQVGGEPSKVIIDITPMEEGCELALIHEMAPEWADFVVRSEEAWSKMLAALAKTL; the protein is encoded by the coding sequence ATGTCATCCAGTGTCCAACCGAAACCCCAAGCCAAAGTTCAGCGTCATTTCAATGTTCCCGCTGAACGTGTCTTCTCCGCCTGGCTGGACCCGTTGCAGATCGGCCACTGGATGTTCGGCCCAACCATCCGCGATGAAGAGATCATCAGCCTGAAGACCTCACCCAAGGTCGGTGGAAAATTCTCCTTCATCGTAAATCGCCAAGGCAAGCAGTTCGATCATGTCGGCGAATACTTGGAGATCCAACGCCCCACGCGCCTTGTCTTCACCTGGGCCGTGACGCAAGTCGGTGGCGAACCCAGCAAGGTGATCATCGACATCACGCCAATGGAGGAGGGCTGCGAACTCGCACTGATCCATGAGATGGCTCCTGAATGGGCCGACTTCGTTGTGCGTTCAGAAGAAGCATGGTCGAAGATGCTCGCCGCACTCGCCAAGACCCTGTAG
- a CDS encoding secondary thiamine-phosphate synthase enzyme YjbQ: protein MKSLTEHLWFEIPGRRGFENITPTVEALVKKSGVQEGLCLVNAMHITASVFINDDESGLHHDYEVWLEKLAPHAPTAQYHHNRTGEDNADAHMKRQIMGREVVVAITKGRLDMGPWEQIFYGEFDGNRKKRVLVKIIGE from the coding sequence ATGAAATCCCTGACGGAACACCTCTGGTTCGAGATCCCCGGCCGACGCGGTTTCGAGAACATCACGCCTACCGTGGAAGCCTTGGTGAAGAAGAGCGGTGTCCAAGAGGGCTTATGCTTGGTAAACGCCATGCACATCACCGCCTCCGTGTTCATCAATGACGATGAAAGCGGCCTCCATCACGATTACGAGGTGTGGCTGGAGAAACTCGCACCCCATGCCCCCACCGCCCAGTATCACCACAATCGCACCGGTGAAGATAACGCCGACGCCCACATGAAACGCCAGATCATGGGTCGTGAAGTGGTCGTGGCCATTACAAAGGGTCGGCTGGATATGGGACCGTGGGAACAGATATTTTACGGTGAGTTCGATGGGAACCGGAAGAAGCGCGTGCTGGTGAAGATCATCGGGGAGTGA
- a CDS encoding prenyltransferase/squalene oxidase repeat-containing protein has translation MTNIGNIEHRLHRWAITSNSEHRVKDAALNRREWLKGLGCVGVAMGISGGDLFGAETIDWRKKVFSYLAQHPRADGGYAWGDQEESHLTPTFAVIGCYKLLGELPPEPKKLAEWVRANHPLRKKKPEQDILSFVYQQVQSLVWLGDKAEDLQPRVKAMVKPYRYLPQYEKHSYPVFESEMTAFVGRELLGLPFTDLDPEFIHYVDERRRANGSFNNTPNAKNSDGNVLNTWWGLQAMRVQNRLDEKREETVAWLRECQLASGGFTHQPGAKVGVLDDVAYTRAAVRSLKLLNAEPGNRETCLKYLFSLWNEDGGFGDRPGWQSNPLATYYALDALSALGVLDQLTKQTPQLAAKKALPKDLKIWSIQIEAHGQGSPTEAVLMAKSLGIHLWGAKNASAKWLAKAQALAEEEKVPVKFFVANEEYGTWVDFNGFGTYSHTSDIIAPAGAEIGESLGKAGDVSWEEFRERRLKPLENGQGRLIWQFGENEALVRVLLDDSIQRGGFAAISTFHFGNPRFTNTSPWLMRYRGQIPFIALQDAHGPEAWWFGDMTTGFRTLFLAKEPTWEGWLEALKNNWVAAVRRDANSEGKLWMHSGSKEVADFVKQGELGWRWWDNPNIQRPLASIVVVRAEDEFEAGKPESGMNIRVRCQWENTAQGAPKTERVQLVRLLIDEQVIATKEVRKGAAPKIADVYHECAVPALKPGKHVVTAEVKILDGGKVEKVVREFVVA, from the coding sequence ATGACCAATATCGGAAACATCGAACACCGGTTGCACCGGTGGGCCATAACATCGAACTCTGAACATCGAGTGAAAGACGCGGCGTTGAATCGTCGTGAGTGGTTAAAGGGTTTGGGATGTGTTGGTGTGGCGATGGGGATTAGTGGCGGGGATCTGTTTGGAGCGGAGACGATTGACTGGCGAAAGAAGGTTTTTAGTTATTTGGCGCAGCATCCGCGGGCGGATGGTGGGTATGCTTGGGGTGACCAGGAGGAGTCGCATCTCACGCCAACGTTTGCGGTGATCGGGTGTTATAAGTTGTTAGGAGAATTGCCGCCGGAGCCGAAGAAACTGGCGGAATGGGTGCGGGCGAATCATCCGCTGCGAAAGAAGAAACCGGAGCAGGACATCCTCAGCTTCGTGTATCAACAGGTGCAAAGCCTCGTGTGGCTCGGGGACAAGGCGGAGGATTTGCAGCCACGCGTGAAGGCGATGGTGAAACCGTATCGCTACCTGCCGCAGTATGAGAAGCATTCGTATCCGGTGTTTGAATCAGAGATGACGGCTTTCGTGGGGCGCGAGTTGCTGGGGCTGCCATTCACGGATCTGGATCCGGAATTCATCCACTATGTGGATGAACGGCGACGGGCGAATGGGAGTTTCAATAACACGCCGAACGCAAAGAACAGCGATGGCAATGTGCTGAACACGTGGTGGGGCTTGCAGGCGATGCGCGTGCAGAATCGCCTGGACGAGAAGCGTGAGGAGACGGTGGCGTGGTTGCGCGAGTGCCAGTTGGCGAGCGGTGGCTTTACGCATCAACCGGGAGCGAAAGTTGGGGTACTGGATGATGTGGCTTACACGCGGGCGGCGGTAAGATCATTGAAATTACTGAATGCAGAACCGGGGAACCGGGAGACGTGTCTCAAGTATTTGTTCTCATTATGGAATGAGGATGGCGGGTTTGGGGATCGACCGGGGTGGCAGAGCAATCCGCTGGCAACGTATTACGCGCTGGATGCGTTGAGTGCTTTGGGCGTGCTGGATCAATTGACGAAGCAGACGCCGCAACTGGCCGCGAAGAAGGCGTTACCGAAGGATCTGAAGATTTGGTCGATACAGATCGAAGCGCATGGGCAAGGCAGTCCGACGGAAGCGGTGCTGATGGCAAAGTCGCTCGGCATCCATCTCTGGGGCGCGAAGAACGCGTCGGCGAAGTGGCTGGCGAAGGCACAAGCCCTAGCGGAAGAGGAGAAAGTGCCGGTGAAGTTTTTTGTGGCGAATGAGGAATACGGTACGTGGGTGGATTTCAATGGCTTCGGCACCTACAGCCACACGAGCGATATCATCGCGCCTGCGGGAGCAGAGATCGGTGAATCGCTGGGCAAGGCGGGTGATGTGTCTTGGGAAGAATTTCGCGAACGACGCTTGAAGCCGTTGGAGAATGGGCAAGGACGGCTCATCTGGCAGTTTGGCGAGAATGAGGCACTAGTACGCGTGTTATTGGATGATTCGATCCAGCGCGGCGGGTTCGCGGCGATCAGTACGTTTCATTTTGGAAACCCGCGGTTCACAAACACGTCGCCTTGGCTCATGCGGTACCGCGGGCAAATCCCGTTCATCGCGTTACAAGACGCGCATGGACCGGAGGCGTGGTGGTTCGGCGACATGACGACGGGCTTCCGCACGCTCTTTCTAGCAAAGGAACCGACGTGGGAAGGCTGGCTTGAGGCGTTGAAGAATAATTGGGTGGCAGCGGTGCGGCGCGATGCGAATAGCGAGGGCAAGCTGTGGATGCATAGCGGCTCGAAGGAAGTCGCGGATTTCGTGAAGCAAGGTGAGCTGGGCTGGCGCTGGTGGGATAATCCGAATATCCAACGACCGTTGGCGTCGATAGTAGTGGTGCGGGCGGAGGATGAGTTTGAGGCGGGCAAACCAGAGAGCGGAATGAATATCCGGGTGCGTTGCCAGTGGGAGAATACGGCGCAAGGGGCACCGAAGACGGAACGGGTGCAGTTGGTGAGGTTGCTGATCGATGAACAAGTCATCGCGACGAAGGAAGTGCGGAAAGGTGCGGCGCCGAAGATCGCGGATGTGTATCATGAATGTGCGGTGCCGGCGCTGAAACCGGGCAAGCATGTGGTGACGGCGGAGGTGAAGATTTTGGATGGTGGGAAGGTGGAGAAGGTAGTGAGGGAATTTGTGGTGGCTTAG
- a CDS encoding PQQ-binding-like beta-propeller repeat protein, whose translation MNTSRLCLGLVVSFIVFSASAANWPSWRGANGDGVTSESNLPLKWDTTNSVRWKVALPGPGNSTPIVWGNKVFITQTVDKRRTLMCFDRANGKLLWQQGPVYAEPEATHATNPYCSASPVTDGERIIASFGSAGVYCYDLNGKELWKRDLGKQVHIWGHAASPVIFGDLCYLNYGPGEKTFLVAMNKRTGETVWQHNEPGGGAGNPEPNKKNTDIWIGSWSDPILRQVNGRDELIMTWPKRICAYDPKNGKELWTCDGLNPLVYTSPLYSDGIVVGMGGFNGSAAAVKAGGNGDVTATRLWQHPKTKQRIGSGVIYEGHIYILNDPGVAECFELKTGKLVWEERIKGPGPTGQNWSSLMRSGDRLYALTQGGDGIVFRASPKFELLAINTLGAKEKSNSSVAVADGELFLRTHSHLWCISEKKTTAASGQPGVAAR comes from the coding sequence ATGAATACGTCACGGCTGTGCCTTGGTCTGGTCGTATCCTTCATCGTCTTTTCCGCTTCTGCCGCCAACTGGCCTTCATGGCGCGGTGCCAATGGTGATGGCGTCACTAGTGAATCCAACCTCCCGCTGAAATGGGACACCACCAACAGCGTTCGCTGGAAAGTCGCCTTGCCCGGCCCTGGCAATTCCACGCCTATCGTTTGGGGCAACAAAGTGTTTATCACGCAAACAGTAGATAAACGCCGCACGCTCATGTGCTTCGACCGCGCGAATGGCAAACTCCTCTGGCAACAAGGCCCTGTTTACGCCGAGCCTGAAGCCACTCACGCCACGAATCCCTATTGTTCCGCCTCACCTGTCACCGATGGTGAACGCATCATTGCCTCCTTCGGTTCCGCTGGCGTGTATTGCTACGATCTGAACGGAAAAGAATTGTGGAAGCGCGATCTCGGCAAGCAAGTCCACATCTGGGGCCACGCCGCTTCACCCGTGATTTTCGGTGATCTGTGCTATCTGAATTACGGTCCCGGCGAGAAAACATTTCTCGTCGCCATGAACAAGCGCACCGGCGAAACCGTGTGGCAGCATAACGAACCCGGCGGTGGCGCGGGCAATCCCGAGCCCAATAAAAAGAATACAGACATCTGGATCGGCTCTTGGAGCGACCCCATCCTGCGCCAAGTCAATGGCCGCGATGAACTCATCATGACCTGGCCCAAACGCATCTGCGCTTACGACCCCAAGAACGGCAAAGAACTGTGGACGTGCGATGGCTTAAACCCGCTCGTTTACACCTCACCGCTATATAGTGACGGCATCGTCGTGGGCATGGGCGGATTCAACGGCTCAGCCGCCGCGGTGAAAGCCGGTGGCAATGGCGACGTCACCGCCACACGTCTCTGGCAGCATCCGAAAACCAAGCAACGAATCGGTTCTGGTGTGATTTACGAAGGCCACATCTACATCCTGAATGATCCAGGCGTGGCCGAGTGTTTCGAACTCAAGACCGGCAAGCTCGTCTGGGAAGAGCGCATCAAAGGCCCCGGACCGACCGGTCAAAACTGGTCATCCCTGATGCGTTCCGGCGACCGCCTCTACGCCTTGACGCAAGGCGGTGACGGCATCGTTTTCCGCGCAAGCCCCAAGTTCGAGTTGCTCGCCATCAATACGCTCGGAGCCAAAGAGAAATCGAACTCATCGGTGGCGGTAGCAGACGGGGAGCTTTTCCTCCGCACCCACAGTCATCTGTGGTGCATCAGCGAGAAGAAGACCACGGCCGCAAGCGGCCAACCCGGTGTAGCGGCGCGGTGA
- a CDS encoding sulfatase has protein sequence MKASLLLACRFVLLTIGLAAGPLLHAAEATKPNFVIINVDDLGYADIGPFGSKLNRTPHLDRMAKEGMKFTSFYAAPVCSPSRAQLMTGSYFKRVSVNRVFFPGEAEGLAPSEITVAELLKEQGYATACIGKWHLGDQRGMLPTHQGFDYYYGIPYSNDMGPAIEGARSNLGDMPPEDKADEKKRKAPKHPPLPLIRGDSELVIRVKAQEQTELVERYTRESIKFIERNKDKPFFLYLPHSSVHFPIYPGKNFAGKSPNGIYSDWVEETDWSVGQVLDKLRELKLEAKTLVIFTSDNGGTARGKNTPLRGFKASTFEGGMRACTIAWWPGTVPAKESTDEITGMIDILPTFAALAGGKLPTDRKLDGQDITPLLTGKKDAKGHEKYFYYRAGSREGGTLEAVRSGQWKLELKTGKLYDLKKDIEESKDVAEKNEETVKLLKAYADLARADLGDGNTGPGCRPLGKAATAKPIMDQDGLLRKGFKAVGR, from the coding sequence ATGAAAGCATCACTCTTGCTTGCCTGCCGGTTCGTGCTTCTCACCATCGGCCTTGCTGCCGGTCCACTGCTTCACGCGGCGGAAGCCACCAAACCTAACTTTGTCATCATCAATGTGGATGATCTGGGTTATGCGGATATCGGGCCGTTCGGGTCCAAGTTGAATCGCACGCCGCACTTGGATCGCATGGCGAAGGAGGGAATGAAGTTCACTTCGTTCTATGCGGCGCCGGTTTGCTCGCCATCGCGGGCGCAGTTGATGACGGGGTCTTACTTCAAACGCGTGAGTGTGAATCGCGTGTTCTTCCCCGGCGAAGCGGAAGGGCTGGCGCCGAGCGAGATCACCGTGGCGGAGTTGCTGAAGGAGCAAGGTTACGCCACGGCGTGCATCGGGAAGTGGCATCTGGGTGATCAACGCGGCATGCTGCCGACGCATCAGGGTTTTGATTATTATTACGGCATCCCCTACTCCAACGACATGGGCCCGGCGATTGAAGGAGCGCGAAGCAATCTGGGCGACATGCCTCCTGAGGACAAGGCTGATGAGAAAAAGCGCAAGGCACCAAAGCATCCGCCGCTGCCGTTGATCCGCGGGGATTCGGAACTCGTCATCCGCGTGAAGGCGCAGGAGCAGACGGAGCTGGTGGAGCGTTACACGCGCGAATCGATCAAGTTCATCGAGCGCAACAAGGACAAGCCGTTCTTCCTCTACCTGCCGCATTCCTCGGTGCATTTCCCGATCTATCCGGGCAAGAATTTCGCGGGGAAATCGCCGAACGGGATTTACAGCGATTGGGTAGAGGAGACGGATTGGAGCGTGGGGCAAGTATTGGACAAGTTGCGCGAACTGAAGCTGGAGGCGAAGACGCTCGTGATCTTCACGAGTGACAATGGCGGCACGGCGCGCGGGAAGAACACGCCTTTGCGCGGGTTCAAGGCGAGCACGTTCGAGGGCGGAATGCGCGCGTGCACTATCGCGTGGTGGCCGGGAACGGTTCCCGCGAAGGAGAGCACGGATGAGATCACGGGGATGATCGATATCTTGCCAACATTTGCCGCACTCGCAGGCGGTAAATTGCCGACAGATCGCAAATTAGATGGGCAGGACATCACTCCATTGCTGACGGGCAAGAAGGATGCGAAGGGTCATGAGAAGTATTTTTATTATCGGGCAGGATCGCGGGAAGGCGGCACGCTAGAGGCCGTGCGCTCGGGACAATGGAAGTTGGAACTAAAAACCGGCAAGCTCTATGACCTGAAGAAGGATATCGAGGAATCGAAAGACGTGGCGGAGAAGAATGAGGAGACGGTGAAACTACTCAAGGCGTACGCAGATTTGGCTCGTGCGGATCTGGGCGATGGGAATACCGGACCGGGATGCCGTCCGCTGGGCAAGGCGGCGACGGCGAAGCCGATCATGGATCAGGATGGACTTTTGAGGAAGGGGTTTAAGGCGGTAGGCAGGTGA
- a CDS encoding fatty acid desaturase, with translation MINAIASTVEERKAATPAPTAAAPAWKAIVAKYEKPSLGKAVWQMVNTLVPLAALWWAMYFTVQVSWLYTIPLAILAAGFVVRAFIIFHDCGHGSFFASRTANNVVGFITGMITFTPYYQWRWEHAVHHATNGDLDRRSVGDVWTMTVKEYQASSKWKRLAYRLNRNPFILFTVAPLFLFMIYQRVPNQKGSKREQRSALWMNLALAGMIAGMSMIFGFKTYILLQVIVMGVAATAGVWLFYVQHQFEDTYWERSEKWDFLTAAIKGSSFYKLPKILQWFSGNIGFHHIHHLSSRIPNYNLEKCHNAEPLFQQVKPITLISSLKSLTFRLWDEEKQKLVGYPQN, from the coding sequence ATGATTAACGCCATTGCCTCGACCGTTGAGGAACGCAAAGCCGCTACGCCCGCGCCGACCGCCGCTGCTCCTGCCTGGAAAGCCATCGTGGCCAAGTATGAGAAGCCTTCGCTGGGCAAGGCCGTCTGGCAGATGGTCAATACACTCGTTCCTTTAGCGGCTTTGTGGTGGGCGATGTACTTCACTGTGCAGGTTTCCTGGCTATATACCATTCCCTTGGCCATTCTCGCTGCCGGGTTTGTGGTCCGGGCATTCATCATTTTCCATGATTGCGGTCATGGTTCCTTCTTCGCCTCACGCACGGCGAACAATGTGGTGGGTTTCATCACGGGCATGATCACCTTCACCCCTTACTATCAATGGCGCTGGGAACATGCCGTGCATCACGCCACGAATGGTGACCTCGATCGCCGCAGTGTGGGTGATGTGTGGACGATGACGGTGAAGGAATATCAGGCCTCCTCGAAATGGAAACGCCTCGCCTATCGTTTGAATCGTAATCCGTTCATCCTGTTCACCGTGGCACCTTTGTTCCTGTTCATGATCTATCAGCGCGTACCCAATCAGAAAGGCAGCAAACGTGAACAACGCTCGGCCCTGTGGATGAATCTGGCCCTCGCCGGCATGATCGCCGGCATGAGCATGATCTTCGGTTTCAAGACCTACATCCTGTTACAAGTGATTGTGATGGGTGTGGCCGCGACGGCCGGTGTGTGGCTCTTCTACGTACAACATCAGTTCGAGGATACTTACTGGGAACGGAGCGAGAAGTGGGATTTCCTGACGGCGGCGATCAAGGGCAGTTCCTTCTACAAGCTGCCGAAGATACTGCAATGGTTCTCCGGTAACATCGGGTTCCATCACATCCACCATCTCAGCTCACGCATCCCGAACTATAATCTGGAAAAGTGCCATAATGCGGAACCGCTCTTCCAACAGGTGAAACCGATCACGCTGATCAGCAGTTTGAAGTCCCTGACGTTCCGCCTGTGGGACGAAGAGAAGCAGAAGCTGGTGGGCTATCCGCAGAATTGA